One Citrobacter amalonaticus genomic window carries:
- the trmH gene encoding tRNA (guanosine(18)-2'-O)-methyltransferase TrmH, with amino-acid sequence MNLQRYARICEMLARRQPDLTVCMEQVHKPHNVSAIIRTADAVGVHEVHAVWPGSRMRTMASAAAGSNSWVQVKTHRTIGDAVTHLKGRGMQVLATHLSDNAVDFREIDYTRPTCILMGQEKTGITQEALNLADQDIIIPMIGMVQSLNVSVASALILYEAQRQRQNAGMYLRENSMLPEDEQQRLLFEGGYPVLAKVAKRKGLPYPHINQQGAIEADDAWWSTMQAAK; translated from the coding sequence ATGAACCTACAGCGCTATGCACGTATTTGTGAGATGCTCGCCAGGCGCCAGCCGGACCTGACCGTCTGCATGGAGCAGGTCCACAAACCTCATAACGTTTCTGCGATTATTCGTACCGCAGATGCCGTTGGCGTCCACGAAGTCCACGCCGTCTGGCCAGGCAGTCGTATGCGTACCATGGCCTCGGCAGCGGCAGGCAGCAACAGTTGGGTGCAGGTGAAAACCCACCGCACAATTGGCGATGCCGTCACCCATCTAAAAGGCCGGGGCATGCAGGTTCTGGCAACTCATCTCTCTGATAATGCCGTCGATTTCCGCGAAATCGATTACACACGTCCAACCTGTATCCTGATGGGGCAGGAGAAAACCGGTATTACCCAGGAAGCGCTGAACCTGGCGGATCAGGATATCATCATCCCCATGATCGGCATGGTTCAGTCGCTTAACGTTTCCGTTGCCTCTGCGCTGATTCTGTATGAAGCGCAGCGCCAGCGGCAGAATGCCGGGATGTATCTGCGCGAAAACAGCATGTTGCCGGAAGACGAACAGCAGCGCCTGTTGTTTGAAGGCGGCTATCCGGTACTGGCGAAAGTCGCCAAACGCAAAGGGCTGCCCTATCCGCATATCAATCAGCAGGGTGCGATTGAAGCCGATGACGCCTGGTGGTCAACCATGCAGGCGGCGAAGTAA
- a CDS encoding AsmA family protein, translated as MKFIGKMILYVLIALLVVILGLYFLLQTRWGAEHISALISEHSDYQLSFEAMDHRFSSPSHILLKNVTFGRDGQPATLVAKAVDIGLSTRQLTHPRHVDTILLQNGTLNISPQTAPLPFQSDRLQLQDMALNSPGSEWDLSAQRVNGGIIPWLPEAGKVLGSKAQIQLSAGSLTLNDVPAANVLIEGSIDNEQVTLSTIGADIARGALTGVAKRHADGSWMVENLRLNDIRLQSDKSLADFFAPLNTIPSLQINRLEVTDARLQGPDWAVTDLDLSLRNLTFSKDDWQTQEGKLSMNASEFIFGSLHLFDPILNAEFSPQGIALRQFTTRWEGGMVRTSGNWLRQGKALVLDDAAIAGIEYTLPENWKQRWMQPLPAWLNSLTLKKFTASRNLVIDIDPTFPWQLTALDGYGANLGLVQNQKWGVWSGNATLNAAAATFNRVDVRRPSLSLAANANTVNISELSAFTERGILEATASVSQLPPRQTQVSLNGRGVPVNVLQQWGWPVLPIAGDGNIQLTASGTVQADAPLKPTVNGQLHAVNANKQQVTQTMQAGVISAGEVTSTEPAPVSPAPVTP; from the coding sequence ATGAAATTTATTGGAAAGATGATTCTCTATGTACTGATCGCCCTTCTGGTGGTGATTCTCGGCCTCTATTTCCTGCTGCAAACGCGCTGGGGCGCAGAACACATCAGTGCCTTGATATCTGAGCACAGCGACTATCAGTTGTCCTTTGAGGCGATGGACCATCGTTTTTCTTCTCCTTCACATATCCTGCTGAAAAACGTCACCTTTGGGCGTGACGGTCAACCAGCCACGCTCGTGGCAAAAGCGGTCGATATTGGGCTGAGTACTCGCCAACTGACACATCCACGGCATGTCGATACGATCCTGCTGCAAAACGGTACCCTGAATATTTCGCCTCAGACGGCACCGCTCCCCTTTCAGTCTGACCGCCTGCAGTTGCAGGATATGGCGCTTAATAGCCCGGGCAGCGAGTGGGATCTGAGCGCTCAGCGGGTTAATGGTGGCATCATTCCCTGGCTGCCCGAAGCCGGTAAAGTGCTCGGCAGCAAAGCGCAGATTCAGCTCAGCGCGGGTTCTCTGACACTAAATGACGTTCCTGCTGCCAACGTCCTGATTGAAGGCAGTATCGATAACGAACAGGTGACATTAAGTACTATCGGCGCTGATATCGCGCGCGGTGCCTTAACCGGTGTGGCAAAACGCCATGCTGATGGCAGTTGGATGGTGGAGAATCTGCGGCTGAACGACATCCGACTGCAAAGCGATAAATCGCTGGCCGACTTTTTCGCGCCGCTTAACACCATCCCATCGCTACAGATTAATCGCCTTGAGGTCACTGACGCGCGCCTTCAGGGACCGGACTGGGCGGTCACCGACCTTGACCTTAGCTTGCGCAATCTGACTTTCAGCAAAGACGACTGGCAGACGCAGGAAGGAAAACTGTCGATGAATGCCAGTGAGTTCATTTTTGGCTCGTTGCATCTGTTCGACCCTATTCTGAATGCCGAGTTTTCGCCGCAAGGTATCGCGCTGCGCCAGTTCACTACCCGCTGGGAAGGCGGCATGGTCAGGACTTCCGGCAACTGGCTGCGGCAAGGTAAAGCCCTTGTCCTCGATGACGCCGCTATCGCGGGCATAGAGTACACCCTGCCGGAAAACTGGAAACAGCGCTGGATGCAACCGCTGCCGGCATGGCTGAACAGCCTGACGCTGAAGAAATTTACTGCCAGCCGCAACCTGGTGATTGATATCGACCCGACATTCCCGTGGCAGTTGACCGCGCTGGATGGTTATGGCGCAAATCTGGGGCTGGTCCAGAACCAGAAATGGGGCGTCTGGAGCGGAAACGCGACCCTGAATGCTGCCGCCGCCACCTTCAACCGCGTTGACGTGCGCCGCCCCTCTTTGTCTTTAGCCGCCAACGCTAACACGGTGAACATCAGCGAACTGAGCGCCTTTACGGAAAGAGGGATTCTGGAAGCGACCGCCAGCGTGTCACAGCTACCGCCGCGTCAGACGCAGGTCAGCCTGAATGGCCGCGGCGTCCCGGTGAACGTTCTACAGCAATGGGGATGGCCGGTACTACCGATCGCCGGTGACGGTAATATCCAGCTGACAGCCAGCGGAACGGTGCAGGCAGACGCGCCGCTCAAACCCACAGTGAATGGACAATTGCACGCCGTGAATGCGAATAAACAGCAGGTCACGCAAACCATGCAGGCTGGAGTTATTTCCGCAGGTGAAGTGACGTCAACCGAACCTGCCCCCGTCTCCCCCGCGCCCGTTACGCCATAA
- the spoT gene encoding bifunctional GTP diphosphokinase/guanosine-3',5'-bis pyrophosphate 3'-pyrophosphohydrolase: MYLFESLNQLIQHYLPEDQIKRLRQAYLVARDAHEGQTRSSGEPYITHPVAVACILAEMKLDYETLMAALLHDVIEDTPATYQDMEQLFGKSVAELVEGVSKLDKLKFRDKKEAQAENFRKMIMAMVQDIRVILIKLADRTHNMRTLGSLRPDKRRRIARETLEIYSPLAHRLGIHHIKTELEELGFEALYPNRYRVIKEVVKAARGNRKEMIQKILSEIEGRLQEAGIPCRVSGREKHLYSIYCKMVLKEQRFHSIMDIYAFRVIVHDADTCYRVLGQMHSLYKPRPGRVKDYIAIPKANGYQSLHTSMIGPHGVPVEVQIRTEDMDQMAEMGVAAHWAYKEHGETSTTAQIRAQRWMQSLLELQQSAGSSFEFIESVKSDLFPDEIYVFTPEGRIVELPAGATPVDFAYAVHTDIGHACVGARVDRQPYPLSQPLTSGQTVEIITAPGARPNAAWLNFVVSSKARAKIRQLLKNLKRDDSVSLGRRLLNHALGGSRKLAEIPQESIQRELERMKLATLDDLLAEIGLGNAMSVVVAKNLQQGDASAIQPAVPGQGHLPIKGADGVLITFAKCCRPIPGDPIIAHVSPGKGLVIHHESCRNIRGYQKEPEKFMAVEWDKETEQEFITEIKVDMFNHQGALANLTAAINTTTSNIQSLNTEEKDGRVYSAFIRLTARDRVHLANIMRKIRVMPDVIKVTRNRN, encoded by the coding sequence TTGTATCTGTTTGAAAGCCTGAATCAGCTGATTCAACACTACCTGCCGGAAGACCAGATCAAACGTCTTCGGCAGGCGTATCTCGTTGCACGTGACGCTCACGAGGGCCAGACACGTTCAAGCGGTGAACCTTATATCACGCACCCTGTTGCCGTAGCCTGCATTCTGGCCGAGATGAAACTCGACTATGAAACGCTGATGGCTGCGCTACTACATGACGTGATCGAAGATACTCCCGCCACCTACCAGGACATGGAGCAGCTGTTTGGGAAAAGCGTTGCTGAACTGGTAGAGGGGGTGTCGAAGCTTGATAAACTTAAGTTCCGCGATAAGAAAGAGGCGCAGGCCGAAAACTTTCGCAAGATGATTATGGCGATGGTGCAGGATATCCGCGTCATTCTCATCAAACTCGCTGACCGCACCCACAACATGCGTACGCTGGGCTCATTACGCCCGGATAAACGTCGCCGCATCGCCCGTGAAACCCTCGAAATCTATAGCCCGCTGGCGCACCGTTTAGGTATTCATCACATTAAAACCGAGCTTGAAGAGCTGGGCTTTGAGGCGCTGTACCCGAACCGCTATCGCGTGATTAAAGAGGTGGTTAAAGCCGCACGTGGCAACCGTAAAGAGATGATCCAAAAAATCCTCTCTGAAATCGAAGGGCGACTGCAGGAAGCGGGAATTCCATGCCGTGTGAGTGGTCGTGAGAAGCACCTCTATTCCATCTATTGCAAGATGGTGCTTAAAGAGCAGCGTTTCCATTCGATCATGGATATCTACGCGTTCCGCGTAATCGTCCATGACGCCGACACCTGTTATCGCGTGCTCGGTCAAATGCACAGCCTCTATAAACCGCGTCCTGGACGGGTAAAAGACTACATCGCCATTCCAAAAGCGAACGGCTATCAGTCTTTGCACACGTCGATGATCGGTCCGCACGGCGTTCCGGTTGAAGTCCAGATCCGTACAGAGGATATGGACCAGATGGCGGAAATGGGGGTTGCGGCGCACTGGGCTTATAAAGAGCACGGCGAAACCAGTACCACCGCGCAGATTCGTGCCCAACGCTGGATGCAAAGCCTGCTGGAACTGCAACAAAGCGCAGGTAGCTCGTTTGAATTTATCGAGAGCGTGAAATCCGATCTTTTCCCGGATGAGATTTACGTTTTCACTCCGGAAGGGCGGATTGTCGAACTGCCAGCCGGTGCCACCCCCGTCGACTTTGCTTATGCGGTGCATACCGATATTGGCCATGCCTGCGTGGGCGCACGCGTCGACAGACAGCCTTACCCGCTGTCACAACCGCTGACCAGCGGTCAGACGGTCGAAATCATTACTGCGCCGGGGGCTCGTCCGAACGCGGCGTGGCTTAACTTCGTCGTCAGTTCAAAAGCCCGCGCCAAGATCCGCCAGTTGCTGAAGAACCTCAAGCGCGATGATTCTGTCAGTCTGGGACGTCGCCTGCTCAACCATGCGTTGGGTGGCAGTCGTAAGCTGGCAGAAATCCCGCAAGAGAGTATCCAGCGTGAGCTTGAGCGAATGAAGCTTGCGACCCTTGACGACCTGCTGGCAGAAATCGGCCTCGGCAATGCCATGAGCGTGGTGGTAGCGAAAAACCTGCAACAGGGCGATGCCTCAGCTATCCAACCTGCGGTGCCCGGCCAGGGTCATTTGCCCATCAAAGGCGCAGATGGCGTGCTGATTACCTTTGCCAAGTGCTGTCGTCCGATTCCGGGCGATCCGATCATTGCCCACGTCAGTCCGGGTAAAGGTCTGGTCATCCACCATGAATCCTGCCGTAACATCCGTGGCTACCAGAAAGAGCCAGAGAAGTTTATGGCGGTGGAATGGGACAAAGAGACAGAGCAGGAATTTATCACCGAAATCAAAGTGGATATGTTTAACCACCAGGGTGCACTGGCAAATCTGACGGCGGCGATCAACACCACCACCTCTAATATTCAGAGCCTGAATACTGAAGAGAAAGATGGTCGCGTCTACAGCGCCTTTATTCGCCTTACCGCGCGCGACCGTGTGCACCTGGCGAATATCATGCGCAAAATTCGCGTGATGCCAGACGTGATAAAAGTCACCCGTAACCGAAACTAG
- the gltS gene encoding sodium/glutamate symporter, translating into MFQLDTLSTLVAATLTLLLGRKLVHSVSFLKKYTIPEPVAGGLLVALALLVLKKSMGWEVNFDMTLRDPLMLAFFATIGLNANIASLRAGGRVVGIFLIVVVGLLLMQNAIGIGMASLLGLDPLMGLIAGSITLSGGHGTGAAWSKLFIERYGFANATEVAMACATFGLILGGLIGGPVARYLVKHSTTPDGMPDDLAVPTAFEKPDVGRMITSLVLIETIALIAICLTVGRIVAQLLAGTVFELPTFVCVLFVGVIVSNGLAAVGFYRVFERAVSVLGNVSLSLFLAMALMSLKLWELASLALPMLAILVVQSIFMALYAIVVTWRMMGKNYDAAVLAAGHCGFGLGATPTAIANMQAITERFGPSHMAFLVVPMVGAFFIDIVNALVIKLYLLLPIFAQ; encoded by the coding sequence ATGTTTCAACTCGATACCTTATCAACCCTCGTTGCTGCAACGCTGACGTTGCTGTTGGGACGAAAACTGGTTCATTCAGTCTCCTTCCTCAAGAAATACACGATTCCAGAACCCGTTGCCGGCGGGTTGTTGGTGGCGCTGGCCCTGTTAGTACTGAAAAAGAGCATGGGCTGGGAAGTGAACTTTGATATGACGTTACGCGATCCGCTGATGCTGGCGTTTTTCGCTACCATCGGTTTAAACGCCAACATCGCCAGCCTACGGGCAGGCGGTCGCGTGGTGGGCATTTTCCTGATCGTCGTCGTGGGATTGCTGCTGATGCAAAACGCCATCGGCATTGGGATGGCCAGCCTGCTGGGACTTGATCCGCTGATGGGGCTGATTGCCGGCTCGATCACGCTGTCTGGCGGCCACGGTACTGGCGCCGCCTGGAGCAAGCTGTTTATCGAACGCTACGGCTTTGCTAACGCGACGGAAGTGGCGATGGCGTGCGCGACGTTTGGTTTGATCCTCGGCGGTCTGATTGGCGGGCCTGTTGCGCGTTACCTGGTCAAGCACTCGACGACGCCGGACGGCATGCCTGACGACCTGGCGGTACCCACCGCGTTTGAAAAGCCGGACGTCGGGCGGATGATCACTTCTCTGGTGCTGATCGAAACCATTGCGCTTATCGCTATCTGTTTGACCGTAGGTCGGATTGTTGCGCAACTGTTGGCGGGAACGGTGTTTGAGCTGCCTACGTTTGTCTGCGTGCTGTTTGTCGGCGTGATTGTCAGTAACGGCCTGGCGGCGGTGGGCTTTTATCGCGTCTTTGAGCGCGCGGTGTCCGTTCTCGGGAACGTTAGCCTGTCGCTGTTTCTGGCCATGGCGCTGATGAGCCTGAAGCTGTGGGAACTGGCTTCGCTGGCCCTGCCGATGCTGGCAATCCTGGTGGTGCAGTCCATCTTTATGGCGCTGTACGCGATAGTGGTGACCTGGCGGATGATGGGCAAAAACTACGATGCAGCCGTGCTGGCGGCGGGCCATTGCGGGTTTGGTCTGGGGGCGACGCCGACGGCAATCGCCAACATGCAGGCGATTACCGAGCGGTTCGGACCTTCACATATGGCCTTTCTGGTGGTGCCGATGGTTGGTGCGTTTTTCATTGATATCGTCAACGCGCTGGTAATTAAGCTGTATCTGCTGTTGCCTATTTTTGCGCAATAA
- a CDS encoding PTS transporter subunit EIIC — MSVIRQRILADMQRFSRAMIGAVLFLPVIGLILALSSILTNPTLISETSFLHQIGQLLGDTFWPLFGNLGLLFCVGISYGLAKDKKTEVALVAVMCFIMFLGANHSWLEYTYGIAEKVNGEYYGTGQTQILGFVVVDMGIFLGIILGCTIAWVHNKVSEIELPGALSMYGGAKLTLIAMTPVILFYAIAFTWFWPFITHGIAALTSFMKNAGVAGVFVYGFFEKFLIPTGLHHFVWSPFQLTQIGGTLNVDGQVVSGTQAIFLAYMRHPDLTPVMNEALRFSQQGMTTIFGLSGAALAFYHTATPEKKMMAKAILLPAIITSILTGITEPIEFTFLFISPLLWLIHATLTAASQAICDLLTVRPWGASGLIEFLIYNLPLPAALTRWPLYVLIGIGQFAAYYIIFRTLVIRLNLKTPGREDDGEVKLYSKEDYRNKKANAGQAVADEIIKGLGGKENIISVDNCFTRLRVALHHPDKIDEALLKSTGANGVVRNQNEVQVIYGVRVGQVRSRVDNWLANN; from the coding sequence ATGTCTGTAATACGTCAACGTATTCTGGCGGATATGCAAAGATTCTCCAGAGCAATGATCGGGGCGGTCTTGTTCTTACCTGTTATTGGCTTAATTCTGGCATTAAGCTCAATATTAACTAACCCGACGCTTATTTCCGAAACCAGCTTTTTACATCAAATAGGTCAACTCCTCGGTGATACCTTCTGGCCATTATTTGGCAACCTGGGACTGCTTTTCTGTGTCGGCATCAGCTATGGTCTGGCGAAAGATAAAAAAACCGAAGTCGCGCTGGTTGCCGTCATGTGCTTTATTATGTTTTTAGGCGCCAATCACTCCTGGCTGGAATATACTTACGGCATCGCTGAAAAGGTCAATGGCGAATATTATGGCACCGGACAAACGCAAATTTTAGGCTTTGTCGTTGTCGACATGGGGATCTTTTTAGGGATTATTCTCGGCTGCACCATTGCCTGGGTCCATAATAAAGTCTCTGAAATAGAGCTGCCGGGCGCACTCTCGATGTACGGCGGAGCAAAACTGACTTTAATCGCCATGACGCCGGTGATCCTTTTTTACGCCATTGCCTTTACCTGGTTCTGGCCGTTCATCACACACGGCATCGCGGCATTAACCAGTTTCATGAAAAACGCCGGTGTGGCAGGCGTCTTCGTGTACGGCTTCTTTGAAAAATTCCTGATCCCAACAGGGCTGCACCACTTTGTCTGGTCTCCCTTCCAGTTGACCCAGATTGGCGGCACCCTGAACGTTGACGGGCAGGTGGTGTCCGGGACGCAGGCCATCTTCCTGGCCTATATGCGCCATCCGGATCTCACCCCGGTGATGAACGAAGCCCTGCGCTTTTCCCAGCAGGGCATGACGACAATCTTTGGTCTCTCCGGTGCGGCGCTGGCGTTCTACCACACCGCCACGCCGGAGAAGAAAATGATGGCGAAGGCGATTCTGTTGCCCGCTATTATTACCTCTATTCTGACCGGAATTACCGAACCGATTGAATTTACGTTCTTATTTATTTCACCGCTGTTGTGGCTGATTCACGCCACACTGACCGCCGCCTCTCAGGCGATTTGCGATCTGCTGACGGTTCGTCCGTGGGGCGCGTCCGGACTCATTGAGTTTCTGATATATAACCTGCCGCTGCCGGCAGCCCTCACCCGCTGGCCGCTATACGTTCTGATCGGTATCGGGCAATTCGCCGCCTACTACATCATTTTCCGTACGCTGGTCATCAGGCTGAACCTGAAAACACCAGGACGCGAAGATGACGGCGAAGTGAAACTCTACAGCAAAGAAGATTATCGCAATAAAAAGGCCAATGCAGGTCAGGCCGTCGCCGATGAGATCATTAAGGGTTTAGGCGGCAAAGAGAACATTATTTCTGTTGATAACTGTTTTACCCGATTACGCGTCGCGCTCCATCATCCCGACAAAATTGATGAAGCCTTATTAAAAAGTACCGGCGCCAATGGCGTAGTGCGTAATCAAAATGAAGTTCAGGTTATTTACGGTGTGAGGGTTGGACAGGTTCGATCCCGGGTAGATAACTGGCTGGCAAATAATTAA
- the xanP gene encoding xanthine/proton symporter XanP gives MSVNTLESENAQPVAQTQNSELIYRLEDRPPLPQTLFAACQHLLAMFVAVITPALLICQALGLPAQDTQHIISMSLFASGVASIIQIKAWGPVGSGLLSIQGTSFNFVAPLIMGGTALKTGGADVPTMMAALFGTLMLASCTEMVLSRILHLARRIITPLVSGVVVMIIGLSLIQVGLTSIGGGYAAMSDNTFGAPKNLMLAGVVLLLIILLNRQRNPYLRVASLVIAMAAGYALAWFMGMLPENNAPASQELIMVPTPLYYGLGIDWNLLLPLMLVFMITSLETIGDITATSDVSEQPVSGPLYMKRLKGGVLANGLNSFVSAVFNTFPNSCFGQNNGVIQLTGVASRYVGFVVALMLIVLGLFPAVSGFVQHIPEPVLGGATLVMFGTIAASGVRIVSREPLNRRAILIIALSLAVGLGVSQQPLILQFAPDWVKNLLSSGIAAGGITAIVLNLIFPPEKQ, from the coding sequence ATGTCTGTTAACACCCTCGAGTCGGAAAATGCGCAACCGGTTGCGCAGACTCAAAACAGCGAACTGATTTATCGTCTTGAAGATCGCCCGCCGCTTCCGCAAACCCTGTTTGCCGCCTGTCAGCATCTGTTGGCGATGTTCGTTGCGGTCATTACGCCGGCGCTGCTCATCTGTCAGGCGCTGGGGTTACCGGCTCAGGATACGCAACACATTATCAGTATGTCGCTGTTCGCCTCTGGCGTGGCCTCCATTATTCAGATTAAAGCGTGGGGTCCGGTGGGTTCAGGGTTGTTATCGATTCAGGGCACCAGTTTTAACTTCGTGGCACCGCTGATTATGGGCGGCACCGCACTGAAAACCGGCGGCGCAGACGTCCCCACCATGATGGCGGCGCTGTTTGGCACCCTGATGCTGGCCAGTTGCACGGAGATGGTGCTCTCCCGGATCCTGCATCTCGCGCGTCGTATCATCACCCCGCTGGTCTCGGGCGTGGTGGTGATGATTATCGGTCTGTCGCTGATTCAGGTGGGGCTGACGTCCATCGGCGGTGGTTATGCCGCGATGAGCGACAACACGTTCGGCGCACCCAAGAATCTGATGCTGGCAGGCGTTGTACTGTTGCTGATTATTCTGCTCAACCGTCAACGTAACCCGTATCTGCGCGTGGCGTCACTGGTTATCGCTATGGCGGCGGGCTATGCGCTGGCATGGTTTATGGGCATGCTGCCGGAAAACAACGCGCCAGCCTCCCAGGAACTGATCATGGTGCCGACGCCGTTGTACTATGGGCTGGGCATTGACTGGAACCTTCTGCTACCGTTGATGCTGGTGTTTATGATTACCTCGCTGGAAACCATCGGCGATATCACTGCAACGTCCGACGTTTCCGAACAGCCCGTTTCTGGCCCGCTGTACATGAAGCGTCTGAAGGGCGGTGTGCTGGCGAACGGCCTGAACTCCTTCGTCTCTGCGGTCTTTAACACCTTCCCGAACTCCTGTTTCGGGCAGAATAACGGGGTCATTCAGTTAACCGGCGTGGCCAGCCGTTACGTTGGCTTTGTGGTTGCGCTGATGCTGATCGTACTCGGTCTGTTCCCGGCGGTGAGCGGCTTTGTGCAGCATATCCCTGAGCCAGTGCTTGGCGGGGCGACGCTGGTCATGTTCGGAACTATCGCGGCGTCTGGCGTGCGCATTGTTTCCCGCGAACCCCTGAACCGCCGCGCGATCCTGATTATTGCGCTGTCGCTGGCTGTCGGTCTTGGCGTCTCTCAGCAGCCGCTGATCCTACAGTTCGCGCCTGACTGGGTGAAAAACCTGCTCTCTTCCGGTATTGCTGCGGGTGGTATCACCGCTATCGTACTGAACCTGATTTTCCCGCCTGAAAAGCAGTAA
- the recG gene encoding ATP-dependent DNA helicase RecG — MSGRLLDAVPLSSLTGVGAAQSSKLAKIGLHTVQDLLLHLPLRYEDRTQLYPIGELLPGIYATVEGEVLNCNITFGGRRMMTCQISDGSGILTMRFFNFSAAMKNSLATGRRVLAYGEAKRGKYGAEMIHPEYRVQGDLSTPELQETLTPVYPTTEGIKQATLRKLTDQALDLLDTCAITELLPPELLQGMLSLPEALRTLHRPPPTLQLSDLETGQHPAQRRLILEELLAHNLSMLALRAGAQRFHAQPLSANDTLKNQLLASLPFKPTGAQARVVAEIEHDMALDIPMMRLVQGDVGSGKTLVAALAALRAIAHGKQVALMAPTELLAEQHANNFRNWFAPLGVEVGWLAGKQKGKARLAQQDAIASGQVQMVVGTHAIFQEQVQFNGLALVIIDEQHRFGVHQRLALWEKGQQQGFHPHQLIMTATPIPRTLAMTAYADLDTSVIDELPPGRTPVTTVAIPDTRRSDIIDRVRNACTQESRQAYWVCTLIEESDLLEAQAAEATWEELKLALPELNVGLVHGRMKPAEKQAVMAAFKQGELHLLVATTVIEVGVDVPNASLMIIENPERLGLAQLHQLRGRVGRGAVASHCVLLYKSPLSKTAQKRLQVLRDSSDGFVIAQKDLEIRGPGELLGTRQTGNAEFKVADLLRDQAIIPEVQRIARHIHERYPQEAKALIERWMPETERYSNA, encoded by the coding sequence ATGAGTGGGCGCCTGTTAGATGCTGTCCCGCTCAGTTCACTAACGGGCGTTGGCGCAGCGCAAAGCAGCAAACTGGCGAAAATTGGTCTGCACACCGTGCAGGACCTGCTGTTACACCTTCCTCTGCGTTATGAAGACCGCACCCAACTCTATCCCATTGGCGAACTGCTGCCAGGCATTTACGCCACTGTCGAAGGGGAAGTGCTGAACTGCAACATCACCTTCGGGGGGCGTCGGATGATGACCTGTCAGATCAGCGACGGTTCCGGCATACTGACAATGCGCTTTTTCAACTTCAGCGCGGCGATGAAAAACAGCCTCGCAACCGGACGGCGCGTACTGGCTTATGGCGAAGCGAAGCGCGGGAAGTACGGCGCTGAGATGATCCACCCGGAATACCGTGTCCAGGGCGATCTCAGTACACCAGAGTTGCAGGAAACCCTCACCCCGGTTTATCCCACTACTGAAGGCATCAAACAGGCAACACTGCGTAAGCTCACCGATCAAGCGCTGGATCTGCTGGACACCTGCGCCATTACCGAACTCTTACCGCCGGAATTGTTGCAGGGCATGCTCAGCTTGCCTGAAGCGCTCCGCACGCTGCATCGCCCACCGCCGACACTGCAGTTAAGCGATCTCGAGACCGGCCAACACCCGGCACAGCGTCGTCTTATCCTGGAAGAGTTGCTGGCGCATAACCTGAGCATGCTGGCGCTTCGTGCGGGTGCGCAGCGCTTTCATGCCCAGCCGCTGAGCGCCAATGACACACTGAAAAATCAACTGTTAGCCTCGCTCCCCTTTAAGCCGACCGGCGCACAAGCCCGCGTGGTAGCGGAAATCGAGCACGACATGGCGCTTGATATTCCGATGATGCGTCTGGTGCAGGGTGACGTCGGCTCCGGTAAAACGCTGGTTGCCGCACTCGCCGCCCTGCGGGCGATTGCGCATGGAAAACAGGTCGCGCTGATGGCCCCGACCGAGCTACTGGCGGAGCAGCATGCCAATAACTTCCGTAACTGGTTTGCCCCGCTGGGTGTCGAAGTCGGCTGGCTGGCGGGCAAGCAGAAAGGCAAAGCGCGTCTGGCGCAACAGGACGCGATTGCCAGCGGACAGGTACAAATGGTGGTAGGAACGCACGCGATCTTCCAGGAACAGGTGCAGTTCAATGGCCTTGCGCTGGTCATTATCGACGAGCAGCACCGTTTTGGCGTGCATCAGCGCCTCGCGCTGTGGGAAAAAGGCCAGCAGCAGGGTTTCCATCCGCATCAGTTGATCATGACCGCTACGCCTATTCCTCGGACGCTGGCGATGACCGCCTACGCAGATCTCGATACCTCCGTCATTGACGAACTGCCCCCCGGACGCACTCCCGTCACAACGGTTGCCATTCCGGATACGCGCCGCAGCGATATTATTGACCGCGTGCGCAACGCCTGTACGCAGGAAAGCCGCCAGGCCTACTGGGTCTGTACGCTGATTGAAGAATCTGACCTGTTAGAAGCGCAGGCCGCAGAAGCCACGTGGGAAGAGTTAAAACTCGCGCTACCAGAACTGAACGTCGGCCTGGTCCACGGGCGCATGAAGCCTGCCGAAAAACAGGCGGTGATGGCGGCGTTTAAACAGGGCGAACTGCACCTGCTTGTCGCCACCACGGTGATTGAAGTCGGTGTGGATGTCCCTAATGCCAGTCTGATGATCATCGAAAACCCGGAACGTCTCGGTTTAGCACAGTTACACCAGCTACGTGGACGTGTCGGGCGTGGCGCGGTGGCGTCGCACTGCGTACTGCTCTACAAGTCGCCGTTATCAAAAACGGCGCAGAAACGCCTGCAGGTGTTACGCGACAGCAGCGATGGCTTTGTGATTGCGCAAAAAGATCTCGAAATTCGCGGGCCCGGTGAATTACTGGGTACGCGGCAGACGGGGAATGCAGAATTTAAGGTGGCGGATTTACTGCGCGATCAGGCCATTATTCCGGAAGTTCAGCGTATCGCACGTCACATTCATGAACGTTACCCCCAAGAGGCAAAAGCGTTAATCGAGCGCTGGATGCCGGAAACAGAACGCTATTCTAACGCCTGA